The DNA segment ACCTGCCTGGCATAAAGCGCAATAGCCACGATCGATAAAGGAATGGAAGCGGCCAGTGTGCCAATCGCCGTACCGACGATCATTCGGGTCAGCGGAATCATAAACACAACCAACAGAAGAAACGGGAAAGAACGAATGATATTTACGAGGCCATCCAGCACCCAGGATAATGAGCGATTTTCATACAATTGACCTTTACGGCATAGAAAGAGCAGCGTTCCTACCGGTAGTCCACAGAGGATGGCAGCTGCCACCGATATCCCCACCATGAGGAAGGTCTGGCCAATCGCCTTTCGGATCTCAGCTTCATGCTGCAACATGCTGTCCAAAATGACAGAAACATCAAACATCATAAAGCCCCTCCGTACCCAGAAGTTGTTCTCTGTACGATTTCGGGCGCGGGGCGTTGACGGCAGGAGTCCGCTTAGTCAACGTGAAGCTGTCCGTTAAGCGCCCATCCTCCATGACGGAAACCTGCTTGCAAATCTGAGCCACGACATTCATTTCATGAGTAACAATAACGATCGTAACCCCTAAGCTCTCATTCACATGACGTAGAACCGCCAGGATATCATTCGTCGTCTTCGGGTCCAGGGAAGAGGTCGGTTCATCGCAGAGCAGCACCTTCGGACTGTTCGTCAGAGCCCTTGCTATCGCCACACGCTGCTTCTGCCCCCCACTCAATGCCGACGGATACTCGTCTGCCTTGTCTAACAAGCCGACAAATTGCAAGCATTCCCGGACACGCTCAGCCCGTTCCTTTTTTGGCATACCGGCTAATTCCAGCGGAATGGAAACATTGCCGCTTACCGTACGATTCTGAAGCAAGTTGAATTGCTGAAAAATCATGCCGATCGATCTCCGCGCTTCCCTCAGCTGTGCTTCGCCCATGGCCGTTAAATCTTTACCTTCTACTACGACTCGGCCTGTATCAGGAGATTCCAGCATATTCATCAGCCGCAGAAGCGTGGATTTTCCTGCACCACTAGGGCCGATAATTCCGTGAATGGAGCCATCCTCGATCTTGAGAGTCACCGCTTGAACCGCGGCCAGCCGCCCATTTCTCTGTTGTCCATAGCTCTTGCTAACCTCATGCAGTGAAATCACCAGGCTCTCCCCCTTATTTAGCAGCCCGTAAATTGTACTACTAATTTAAAACATCTGTTATACTCTTGATCACCTCATGATTATACGCCATTAATCTCGCTGTGTCACTAATTTAAAATAAATCACTATAAAAATAAAAAAGAAAAAGCCGAAGGACAGCCACCCATAAGTGGCCGTCCTTCGGCTTAATGCTAAGCATCCGCATTGCGGAACTATGAAATTAATTCTCCAACCAGCTTTCATCCCAAATAACGTAGCCTGTGGAATCTTTTCCAGCTGGTCCTTTAAATTTGACGTACAGCTCGGTTGTTTGATCAGGAAGCACTAGAACGTTCTCCACGACAGTTCCGCTCTCGATTTTTCCTGTAGCAAAAGCCTGCCCGTCTTTATCGGAAATCGTATACGTTCCCGTGTAATCTTTATCCGTCTCCGAAGTCTTAAATCCAACCAGCACGCCAACTTTTTGTGTACCATCCTTTACTTTAAAGGCAACACCTTGACCCGCACTGTTCACACCGGTAACCATAAATGCAGTCTCGTACTGTGTCTCTCCAAACTGCAAATCCTCTTTATTGCGAGTAATACCACTTGGATAATAACTCCACTTAAAGTGAGATACATTATTTACACTAAAAGGAGTCCGCTCTCCTTTGCCAGGCGTTTCCGCAACCGGCCCCGTCGTGATTGAAATTTGCTGTTTAGCTGCATCGTAGCGAATATTCGCTCCAGTAGCTTCGGCTACAGCACGAAGCGGTACATAAGTCGTTCCTTTGTAACTGATCGGTACAGCCTTAGCTCCATTGGCATCTTTTGCCGTCCAAGCCTTGCCGTTAAGTAAAAATGATATGCCATGGTTCAGATTTGCCTGAATGCGCTCCAAAGATGAAGCTGCAGATACCCCAGCAGAAAAAGTCAATAGCAGAACAAGCGCCGTTCCAATCATTGCCGTCTTCTTAGATTTAAACTTCAAAATTCATCTTCCTTTCCTTAAAACTATATGTATTTATTTCTACACAATAATACAATATTCTACATTTTTCTTAAATGTGTCGAAGCTCCCAATTGCTAGGCAAAATCGCTCATAAACGACAGAAAACGAGCAAACATACGACTAATAGACCAATAAAAACCCTTCGTTTGACCTATAAGATACAGATTATCTATTATCTCCTACTATCGCTGGCCTCCAATTTATTGCTTAATGAAATACACCTGCTTCCCAAGCCCCTCTAATCTTTGCTCCAGCATCTTCACACTAAACCGGGTAAAAGCGCCGTTAGCCGACCCTGCATAGAGCTCATCCCCCGTCCTATTTAAAAGACCGTTTCTGGAGACTTGCTCCCTTAGTTCAGCATATCCCATCCGAACATCCTGAATCCGACCTGCCATATGTCCATCCTCTTTATCAAGCACTAACAGATCGTCGCCATAGGAAAGCAAAAGATAGTCATTCAGCACGACATAGCTGCCCGGTGCCATGAAGGATAAATCCCTTTCCATATCCAATGATGCCGGAACGGGGATCTTCCAAGCTATCCGCCCTGTCTTGAGCTCCGCCTTAGCAGGAATCCCTTCGATAACAAAATATAAATGCTGGCCGTCAATAACGCCCTTCGTTGCTTTGCCCTGCACCGTCCACAGCTCTTTTCCCGCCAGTGCATCATAGAGCACAGATTCATAACTTTCTTTATCCGTTTTCTTGAAATGGCCAGGCAGAGGACGCTGTATAAGAAGGTATTGCTCATTTAACACCTCAAAGCGTTCCCCGGCCTTAGCGGGAAACCGGGCAGCTTCTTGACCTGTCGCCAGATCGACCAGAAGCCACTGATTACCATGAAGCAGCCAGCGTTCTAGAGTGTTCTCCCGGGCAAATGGATCGATTCTCGGGCCACCGGCATAATTAGAATAGAAATTGGGATCATCGCCGCTGGAAACTTTTGACTCCATGCTCCAAGCTACTTTTCCAGAGTTCGGATCTCTCGCTTGCAGAAGATTGCCTTCCTGAATAAGCACATAGGGATCATCCGCTCCGACGTTCAACACCCGAAAATCACCCGAGATCGATCTTTTCCATTTCTGTTTTCCTGTGTTCCGATCTAGCACGACCAGGCTGCCCAATTTGTCTCCTAAGCTCGGCCGATTAATTATCAAGACAGAATTCTTCACACCGTGAATCTCTATAATCTGTTGTTCCGAATGTTCCAAATCCGGCTTAACTTCCCATAATACGTGGCCATCTTTCAATCGAATGTGACGTATTCTATCCTCATATTCAGACTTCTCCTTGTTGAGTGACGTATAGACCGTTATTGCCTCGTCCGAATCTCCCATCATGAAGTACAGCATGCCATATCCCGCGTCGACCTGCCAGAGCTTCTGCCCTGTCTGACGGTGAATAGCATACAAGGATGAATCGTCATGCATCCCGCTATACCATCCGTCATCGCCGTTGATGACGAGCACATCATCCGTAGCCCCAACTAAATAGGCATAAGCTAAATCACCTTGATTTCTCCATACGGAAGGCAGCTCTATCGTCGCAGGCAACGGCGTCGGTGTGAAATCATAAGTATAATGATAGGCATTCCCCGCTTGCAAGCCTTTCACTGGCTTATCATTCGCGGGAAATATCCATTGGCTCAATTCTAGATTACCCGCTGCAGTAAACGAGACGATGTAATGGCCGTCAGGACGTTCATACCTCCAAGTTTCACCTAAATTTAGCGCCTCTCCCCTCAACTCCTTAATTCCAGAAGCTTCCCTTACAACAGGTTGACCGAGCAGTTTGGCTACCTCCTCAGACGGCACCCCCTTCTCCAGCTGAAGGTCAACAATGTCTTTAATCAAAGTTGTCGGTACAGTCGAGCCCCGCTCAAATAAACCGACAGAAATCTCCTTATGTTTTATCACATTTTTCTCATTAACCCATAATAGAACAGGTCGCTTAATATCGTAATCTTGGCGCCATTCTGCAGGAGTTGCGATGACGCCATACCAGTCGTCCCATCTGGCAACCGATATGCGTTGTTCCCGATCACTAAGATCGTTGTCGCTCCACTTGAGCGAGCCGCCTGGAGTCAAAGCCAACTTCGCTTCCGGGCGCATACTTACATAGGTCGGTGTCGTATTCTGTATGCGTGAAGAGGCCTCCGTTGTATACCAGATCGGAACCCAAAATGTTCCCCGATTCATATCCTGCAAAGCAACCAACTCTCCAGCCACAGCTTGTACGGAAAACGTCTCGCCAGGTTGACCTATATCATACACGCTAAAGCTATCCACCGTACTCTTCGCAGACAATGGAACGTTAAAATAGGGGGCACGATGCTTCAGCATAAGACGATCCCCCTGCTTGATATGGCTGTGTGCTTTCTGTGCGAGGATTTGACCTGCTAAAGAAAAACTGTTCACCCCCACACTCGCTGAAATCGGTGCCTTTGGCACGAGCTGTGTCAACAACCCAGCTACTACAATGACCATTAAAGCGCGAATTTTCATAAGGGAGCTTCCTCCTTTTTCCAAAACCCTGTCTACGTCTTAAACGCTCAGATAGCAATGAAGTTGCGTTTCTTGCCAAACTGATCCGGCAACTTACAAATTCCCCAATGCCTCTTCATACCTTTGCAGCACCTTCTCCAACTCATCAAAACGGACAAAGCGAGATTCCCGATAAACCTCCTTGCCTTGGCAAAAGAGCAGCAATGTCGGTGCAGACAACGCCAAATACTCCGCTGCCGTGTCCGGGGCATCCTCCATGAATACATAAATCCCCTTAACCCCGGCGTAGGATTCCAGCAGACCCGCTGCCTTCGCTTGAATTGATTCGCATACGCCGCATTGGTTCGTTTTGATCAACAGCAGCACCAGAGCACGCTCCTGAATCATTTTTTTAATTTCGCTTAGTTGATATAACCTTTGCATGTTCAGCTCGCCCCTCTTTTTATGGAATGGAGGGCATCATATTTCCTCCAATAACCGTTATATACATCCGGCAATAAAGCCGGCCTGTTCTATCCAATTAATAGCTATCTTCCTAGTATCTCTTTGTATCGCCGCCTTGCACTTGGTTCGAAAGATCATTTTATATGGCTGCTTATACCATAGTGTAGAATCTATAGTACAACTTAATTAGCTGGATCTCGTGTAATTAATTTTTATTAGTTCATAGGTTTGAGGTAATTAAATGGAATTGATACACCTAAATTCGACCAATTCTTCTACTCTGCTTTTGCTGTCTATTTTTAATACTAGTAATCCATTTAATTCGATCATCAAGCATATAATATTAGTTTTGACACCTTAAATCCAGTTAAAATGCAACCTCTACCGCACCACAGGAAAGTCACAGTTCAGCTACAGTTGCAGCTACGGTTATAGTTACAGTTACAGTTACCGCCACAGTTATAATCACAGTTACGGTTACGGTCACGGTTACGGTCACGGTTACGGCCACGATTACAGTCACAATTACAGTCACAATCACAGTTGCCGCCACAGTTACAGTTCCAATTACAGCTAGAGCTACAGCTACAACAACAGCGGCCATACCAAACAAACCGCCCGGATTGCCGGACGGTCTGTTTGCTTTACAACAGTATTCATTTCCCCTACAGATCTATACCAGAAATCCAGAACTCAAACTGCATATCCTGGTCTGCAGGGATACGATACTCTTCATGCACGGGCGCACCCCAGCTATCGTCGCCGCCGACGCCCATCTGTTTACCTGCCACGGTAATTACCGTATGGTTTATAGGCGGCAGCTCGTAGTGATGGCGGGAATTCTCTAGTTCGAACGCCGTATAAGGGGATATGCCGCATTCCACCGGCTTGCCCAGTGTAGCTGAAATCGCCAGACCTACTCCCTGATCGTTCTGAACACGAACCCACCTCACTCCAGTGCGATTCCCGGATTCCTGTGGCTTCAAGTATGGAGCTACGTTCTCTTTCACCGTATTGTTAAAGGTGCCGAGTCTTGCCCCGTGACAACGATCAATGTAATTCTCTTCCGGTCCCATTGCATGCCACTCC comes from the Paenibacillus lentus genome and includes:
- a CDS encoding methionine ABC transporter permease translates to MFDVSVILDSMLQHEAEIRKAIGQTFLMVGISVAAAILCGLPVGTLLFLCRKGQLYENRSLSWVLDGLVNIIRSFPFLLLVVFMIPLTRMIVGTAIGTLAASIPLSIVAIALYARQVEQALLDVPRGVMEAARSMGASKLEMIVKFLYVEARSGLVLGLTTSTISFISYSTVVGIVGGGGIGDFAIRYGYQRFETELMTGVIVLMIVLVQGIQFAGTTISRWLDKRS
- a CDS encoding methionine ABC transporter ATP-binding protein; this encodes MISLHEVSKSYGQQRNGRLAAVQAVTLKIEDGSIHGIIGPSGAGKSTLLRLMNMLESPDTGRVVVEGKDLTAMGEAQLREARRSIGMIFQQFNLLQNRTVSGNVSIPLELAGMPKKERAERVRECLQFVGLLDKADEYPSALSGGQKQRVAIARALTNSPKVLLCDEPTSSLDPKTTNDILAVLRHVNESLGVTIVIVTHEMNVVAQICKQVSVMEDGRLTDSFTLTKRTPAVNAPRPKSYREQLLGTEGLYDV
- a CDS encoding stalk domain-containing protein is translated as MKFKSKKTAMIGTALVLLLTFSAGVSAASSLERIQANLNHGISFLLNGKAWTAKDANGAKAVPISYKGTTYVPLRAVAEATGANIRYDAAKQQISITTGPVAETPGKGERTPFSVNNVSHFKWSYYPSGITRNKEDLQFGETQYETAFMVTGVNSAGQGVAFKVKDGTQKVGVLVGFKTSETDKDYTGTYTISDKDGQAFATGKIESGTVVENVLVLPDQTTELYVKFKGPAGKDSTGYVIWDESWLEN
- a CDS encoding PQQ-binding-like beta-propeller repeat protein, which produces MKIRALMVIVVAGLLTQLVPKAPISASVGVNSFSLAGQILAQKAHSHIKQGDRLMLKHRAPYFNVPLSAKSTVDSFSVYDIGQPGETFSVQAVAGELVALQDMNRGTFWVPIWYTTEASSRIQNTTPTYVSMRPEAKLALTPGGSLKWSDNDLSDREQRISVARWDDWYGVIATPAEWRQDYDIKRPVLLWVNEKNVIKHKEISVGLFERGSTVPTTLIKDIVDLQLEKGVPSEEVAKLLGQPVVREASGIKELRGEALNLGETWRYERPDGHYIVSFTAAGNLELSQWIFPANDKPVKGLQAGNAYHYTYDFTPTPLPATIELPSVWRNQGDLAYAYLVGATDDVLVINGDDGWYSGMHDDSSLYAIHRQTGQKLWQVDAGYGMLYFMMGDSDEAITVYTSLNKEKSEYEDRIRHIRLKDGHVLWEVKPDLEHSEQQIIEIHGVKNSVLIINRPSLGDKLGSLVVLDRNTGKQKWKRSISGDFRVLNVGADDPYVLIQEGNLLQARDPNSGKVAWSMESKVSSGDDPNFYSNYAGGPRIDPFARENTLERWLLHGNQWLLVDLATGQEAARFPAKAGERFEVLNEQYLLIQRPLPGHFKKTDKESYESVLYDALAGKELWTVQGKATKGVIDGQHLYFVIEGIPAKAELKTGRIAWKIPVPASLDMERDLSFMAPGSYVVLNDYLLLSYGDDLLVLDKEDGHMAGRIQDVRMGYAELREQVSRNGLLNRTGDELYAGSANGAFTRFSVKMLEQRLEGLGKQVYFIKQ
- a CDS encoding thioredoxin family protein; this encodes MQRLYQLSEIKKMIQERALVLLLIKTNQCGVCESIQAKAAGLLESYAGVKGIYVFMEDAPDTAAEYLALSAPTLLLFCQGKEVYRESRFVRFDELEKVLQRYEEALGNL